In candidate division WOR-3 bacterium, a single window of DNA contains:
- a CDS encoding sigma 54-interacting transcriptional regulator: protein MQKIGRYRIIEEIEKGNYTSVYRVSDSKTELVLKIARESYPEFNEIIRREFQILSQFRHPNIVPVYEYNITEDNRAFFTLEYMRGKPITHSFNKFSEEFIESIIQIINALGAFHNKGFIHGDIKPEHIIYNEKEKKAVLIDFGFAGISTHQIKEYGTIGYVAPEVIKGIGMDQRSDLYSLGVIIYEILSGSGIKQPIKPIKNIPEVLNNTILRLLSEEPALRPTALELFEVFSSLVPEKKFVFPNYKVQLPPTGFVEIPEIMERLLKLKGDTVVLNGEVGSGKTRFLRELRYKYLFKGYDVFSFNGREHGYFHEFVCDSINFKDLDFSKKEDQFQVYDEITERLIEYAKDRNVVLLVDDLDKLNDYELGLFRFIGHSLENTNITMIGTANYDQRVKDLNFFELNLKPFSIDEMRTLINKTFFEIETKDGTEISHFIEWFRKYTGGNPLFIVETLKALHSQNILDYQINKWQIDMSALKEFRISEDVEGILSMKLQGLNEDEINILKVLCIADYPLESSIFWSIFPMLNNTSIEVLKLLGLIKDEYIHGKRFFVLTNQIVKNLVEKQMAKEDTVLIVKRIAQTIEEIESYEIYYPLLGRLYKQIGETKMAFHYFRLSAESAEKINDRNNAIEYYTNALECAGSEKSQEYASILIKLGNLYLLSGDNHKAIEHFNKSVRYIQFRCDALFGIGKAYSNLGDYDKAIEYLRKALEGNVEEKRQVEVLNRLAYCYISLRDFDEGGRIINEAIKISRRINDPGLEAESLYYDATRWWFTGEYGKGENVCKELLEFCEKNSLNKQYAYVANLLSSFYLQTGNIENGMRYIEIAIKGFEHIKDFNALLSGMINKAILFRNNGDINNARKIFEHTLNSALKIGNKIHQHICFTQLAGILEETSKFEKALKFYKNALGIEPDSEYANYMLAMIYYKLSEIDKAKSILEQRSARKEGVLYLIGLGLVYSVLGSIEKARENIEKGIDILKQEGLEVSIQQEAYLKSSQFYYEIEDFERSLNLAESLKKIAIKDSREYIMADALIKINKFRMKLIDRLDVDSELKYLKNKGFLYDYGYIKKLKIESLIDKGLEREKIKEIAEELESVEQVFKTIGAELELNRVQKLKLYIYPDIIRDYSRRIISVQYLDTFSKLAELINSNLGDEDFVLNVLDLVIEATGAERGAIFIKGEKGMDFVAGRNIDKKTIKDAGELSKSTIEEIDKNRIVFIPDAVDDPKFNIKKSVLLNQIRSILCIPLVVSDNIVGAIYLDSRMAGSIFNEQDRDFLNTISKILASVIEKSIIFKNLKSENILLKANVIGEIGAGYLISRSRKMKKIYEDIEAIAQSDAPVLITGETGTGKGMLARLIHLKSKRRDKKFISINCGAIPETLLESELFGHKKGAFTGALNDKKGLLEEGEGGTIFLDEISNTSAGFQAKMLEAVEDKIIRRLGETTTRKIDVRFILASNKELEIEVEEGRFRQDLYFRINVFRIRVPPLRERTIDIPELAKFFLEKYSKQMNKNILGFGTGVIERLKEYHWTGNVRELMNVIERAVTLCKGNIITINDIGLGKEKKEIVSLKDIKKEVIIEALNATNYDKKKTAKLLGIARATLYNYLNKYDIK from the coding sequence ATGCAGAAAATAGGCAGGTATAGAATCATTGAAGAGATTGAAAAAGGAAATTATACATCAGTCTACAGGGTTAGTGATAGTAAAACCGAACTTGTCTTAAAGATCGCGCGTGAGAGTTATCCTGAATTTAATGAGATAATCCGCAGAGAGTTCCAGATTCTTTCTCAATTCAGACATCCCAATATTGTCCCTGTATATGAATATAATATTACCGAAGATAACAGGGCATTTTTTACTCTTGAATATATGCGGGGAAAACCGATAACCCATTCTTTCAATAAATTTTCTGAGGAATTTATTGAGTCAATAATACAGATTATCAATGCACTTGGTGCATTCCATAATAAAGGTTTTATACATGGAGATATTAAACCAGAACACATAATTTATAATGAAAAAGAAAAAAAAGCCGTTCTCATTGATTTTGGATTTGCCGGCATTTCAACCCATCAGATTAAAGAGTATGGCACCATTGGTTATGTCGCACCCGAAGTTATAAAAGGGATTGGTATGGACCAGCGTAGTGATTTATACTCACTCGGTGTTATTATCTATGAGATATTATCAGGGTCAGGTATAAAACAGCCGATTAAACCAATAAAAAATATCCCGGAAGTTTTAAATAATACAATCCTTCGACTCTTATCGGAAGAACCCGCCCTGAGGCCGACTGCATTAGAATTATTTGAGGTATTCAGCAGTCTTGTCCCTGAAAAAAAATTTGTATTTCCTAATTATAAAGTTCAATTACCACCAACTGGATTTGTTGAAATCCCTGAGATTATGGAAAGATTATTGAAATTGAAGGGTGATACGGTGGTTCTCAATGGCGAGGTTGGTTCAGGAAAGACGAGGTTTTTAAGAGAGTTGCGTTATAAATACCTTTTCAAAGGCTATGATGTCTTCTCTTTCAATGGCAGGGAACATGGTTATTTCCACGAGTTTGTCTGTGATTCCATTAATTTTAAAGATTTAGATTTTTCTAAGAAAGAAGACCAGTTTCAGGTATATGATGAGATTACTGAGCGATTGATTGAATATGCAAAAGATAGAAATGTCGTTTTACTCGTTGATGACCTTGATAAATTGAATGATTATGAACTCGGGCTGTTCAGATTCATCGGGCATAGCCTTGAGAATACAAATATTACGATGATTGGCACAGCAAATTATGACCAAAGGGTAAAGGACTTAAATTTCTTTGAACTTAACTTAAAGCCATTTTCTATTGATGAGATGAGAACATTGATTAATAAGACATTTTTTGAGATTGAAACAAAAGATGGGACTGAAATTTCTCATTTTATAGAATGGTTTCGTAAGTATACCGGCGGCAATCCATTATTCATTGTTGAAACCTTGAAGGCGCTCCATAGTCAGAATATTTTAGATTACCAGATAAATAAATGGCAGATTGATATGAGTGCACTAAAAGAATTTAGAATTTCTGAAGATGTTGAAGGAATATTATCAATGAAACTACAGGGTTTGAATGAGGACGAAATCAATATCTTGAAGGTTCTTTGTATTGCTGATTATCCATTAGAATCTTCTATTTTCTGGTCAATCTTCCCTATGTTGAATAATACCAGTATTGAGGTTTTGAAATTATTGGGGCTTATTAAAGACGAATATATACATGGTAAGAGATTTTTCGTTCTTACAAATCAGATAGTAAAAAATCTGGTTGAAAAACAAATGGCAAAAGAAGATACTGTCCTGATTGTTAAAAGAATTGCTCAGACGATAGAAGAAATAGAATCTTACGAAATTTACTACCCACTGCTTGGCAGGCTATATAAGCAAATCGGTGAAACGAAAATGGCGTTTCACTATTTTCGTCTTTCCGCAGAGAGCGCTGAAAAGATAAATGATAGAAATAATGCTATAGAATATTATACAAATGCCCTTGAATGTGCAGGAAGTGAAAAATCACAAGAATACGCCTCAATTCTCATAAAATTAGGTAATCTATATCTCCTTTCCGGGGATAACCATAAGGCGATTGAACACTTCAATAAGTCCGTTAGATATATTCAGTTTAGATGTGATGCATTATTCGGTATAGGAAAGGCATATTCAAATCTGGGAGACTATGATAAGGCGATTGAATATCTAAGAAAAGCGCTTGAAGGAAATGTAGAAGAAAAGAGGCAGGTAGAGGTCTTAAACCGCCTTGCCTATTGTTATATAAGTTTAAGGGATTTTGATGAAGGGGGAAGGATAATCAATGAAGCGATAAAGATATCCCGAAGGATAAATGACCCTGGACTTGAGGCAGAGTCATTATACTACGATGCTACACGCTGGTGGTTTACGGGTGAGTATGGAAAAGGCGAGAATGTATGTAAAGAATTATTAGAATTCTGCGAAAAGAACAGTCTAAACAAGCAATATGCCTATGTAGCAAATCTATTGAGTTCTTTTTATCTCCAGACCGGTAATATTGAAAATGGAATGAGATATATTGAGATTGCAATAAAAGGATTTGAGCATATTAAAGACTTTAATGCCCTTTTGTCAGGGATGATTAACAAGGCAATATTATTTCGCAATAACGGTGATATAAATAATGCCAGGAAGATTTTTGAACATACCCTGAATAGTGCCTTGAAGATTGGTAATAAGATCCATCAGCATATATGTTTTACACAGCTTGCTGGTATTCTTGAAGAAACGAGCAAATTTGAAAAGGCACTTAAATTCTACAAAAATGCCCTGGGAATTGAACCGGATTCTGAATATGCAAATTATATGCTTGCAATGATTTATTACAAGTTGTCAGAGATTGATAAGGCGAAGTCAATACTTGAGCAAAGATCAGCAAGGAAAGAAGGCGTCTTATATCTTATAGGGCTCGGTCTGGTATATTCTGTGTTGGGAAGCATTGAAAAGGCAAGGGAGAATATAGAAAAGGGTATTGATATACTTAAACAGGAAGGTCTGGAGGTCTCCATTCAACAGGAGGCATATCTCAAATCAAGCCAGTTCTATTATGAGATAGAAGATTTTGAACGCTCATTGAATCTTGCAGAGAGTTTAAAGAAGATTGCGATAAAGGATAGCAGGGAGTATATAATGGCAGATGCCCTGATAAAGATAAATAAGTTCAGAATGAAATTGATAGATAGATTAGATGTAGATTCAGAACTAAAATATCTGAAAAATAAGGGATTCTTATACGACTATGGATATATTAAAAAATTAAAGATTGAATCCCTTATTGATAAGGGCCTTGAGCGAGAGAAGATAAAAGAGATTGCAGAAGAACTTGAGTCAGTGGAACAGGTATTTAAAACAATCGGTGCAGAACTTGAATTGAACAGGGTTCAGAAACTGAAATTATATATCTACCCGGATATCATCCGTGATTATTCACGGAGGATAATATCGGTCCAATACCTTGATACATTCTCTAAACTCGCTGAACTTATAAATTCTAATCTCGGTGATGAAGATTTTGTGTTAAATGTCCTTGACCTGGTGATAGAGGCTACTGGTGCAGAGAGGGGAGCGATATTTATTAAAGGTGAAAAGGGGATGGATTTTGTTGCCGGCAGGAATATAGATAAAAAGACGATAAAGGATGCGGGTGAACTTTCAAAGTCCACAATTGAGGAGATTGATAAAAATAGAATAGTCTTTATCCCGGATGCGGTTGATGACCCTAAATTCAATATAAAGAAGAGTGTTTTATTGAACCAAATCCGTTCAATACTCTGTATCCCCCTTGTGGTTAGTGATAATATTGTCGGTGCTATATACCTTGACTCAAGGATGGCAGGCTCAATATTCAATGAACAGGACCGGGATTTTTTAAACACAATATCAAAGATACTTGCCTCGGTCATTGAAAAGTCCATTATATTTAAAAATTTAAAGAGCGAAAATATTTTATTAAAGGCAAATGTGATTGGCGAGATTGGTGCTGGTTATCTAATAAGTAGATCAAGAAAAATGAAAAAGATTTATGAAGATATAGAGGCGATTGCCCAGTCAGATGCGCCGGTTTTAATCACCGGTGAGACCGGAACCGGAAAGGGTATGCTTGCCCGATTGATTCATTTGAAAAGCAAACGCAGGGATAAAAAATTTATCTCCATAAATTGTGGTGCCATACCCGAGACCCTGCTTGAATCAGAACTATTCGGGCATAAAAAAGGTGCATTCACAGGTGCCTTAAACGACAAAAAAGGTCTATTAGAAGAGGGCGAAGGCGGGACAATATTCCTTGATGAGATTTCAAATACATCTGCGGGATTCCAGGCGAAGATGCTTGAGGCAGTAGAGGATAAGATAATCCGCAGGCTTGGTGAGACCACAACGAGAAAGATAGATGTAAGATTCATTCTTGCTTCAAATAAAGAACTTGAGATAGAGGTTGAAGAAGGTAGGTTCAGGCAGGATTTATACTTCAGGATAAATGTCTTCAGGATAAGGGTGCCACCACTAAGGGAGCGAACTATTGATATTCCGGAACTTGCGAAATTCTTTCTTGAAAAATATTCTAAACAAATGAATAAAAATATTTTAGGCTTTGGAACTGGAGTGATTGAACGATTGAAAGAATACCACTGGACTGGGAATGTAAGGGAATTGATGAATGTGATTGAAAGGGCGGTGACTTTGTGTAAAGGCAATATAATCACGATAAATGACATAGGTCTGGGGAAAGAGAAGAAAGAGATAGTTTCCTTAAAAGATATAAAAAAAGAGGTGATAATTGAGGCATTGAATGCAACAAACTATGATAAGAAAAAGACTGCAAAATTGTTAGGTATTGCGAGGGCGACACTTTATAACTATTTAAATAAGTACGATATTAAATAG
- a CDS encoding oligopeptide transporter, OPT family, producing the protein MKSNSDFQPYIKSDERIGEFTVRAVVLGSILAIVFGLANAYLGLKVGMTVSASIPAAVISMAILKGALRKGTILENNISQTIGSSGESLAAGIIFTIPAFFMWDYFPDAWTIILISFLGGFLGILFMIPLRRYLIVQEHKTLPYPEGTACAEILKAGDKGGAKAKIVFSGVGIGALYKFLMSGLKLWKETATWLVSGVKGMEIGIDLTPALLGVGFIIGPRIASYMLSGAILGYLVISPLIAFIGANLNTPIPPADNIVALLSPSEIRSYYIRYIGAGAVAVGGLISLLRVCPIVFKCFKLGFVEMFKGFKFLPDKNAPRTEQDIPMSVVIAGAIIIAILMLLIPQTHIGIIGMLIVVIFSFFFVTVASRIVGIVGSSSSPVSGMTIATLLITCLIFVAFGWRGMPGMIGAMSIGSVVCIAICMAGDASQDLKTGFLVGSTPFYQQIAEFIGVIIPALFMGGVLMLLHKTMVIGSDKLPAPQATLMSFVVKGVLSGTLPWTFVGLGAILAIAVELLGISALPFAIGLYLPLSLSMPIMAGASIYYFIQKTSTGEILKFKEEKGILFSSGLVAGDALVGVLIAFLIGIPALNKIYESLPVGAWLGNYANIGSIIIFFILALVLFFHLHSRGERNVGRRPD; encoded by the coding sequence ATGAAATCAAATTCAGATTTTCAACCTTATATAAAATCGGATGAGAGAATTGGTGAATTCACTGTAAGGGCAGTTGTTCTCGGTTCAATCCTGGCGATTGTCTTTGGTCTGGCGAACGCATATCTCGGATTAAAAGTTGGAATGACGGTATCCGCATCAATCCCCGCTGCAGTAATATCAATGGCAATTTTGAAGGGTGCACTAAGAAAAGGAACAATATTAGAAAATAATATTTCCCAGACCATTGGCTCTTCTGGTGAATCATTGGCAGCAGGGATTATCTTTACAATCCCCGCATTCTTTATGTGGGATTACTTTCCTGATGCCTGGACAATTATTTTGATTTCTTTTTTGGGTGGATTTTTGGGCATTTTATTTATGATTCCTTTAAGAAGGTATTTAATCGTTCAGGAACATAAGACCCTTCCCTATCCCGAGGGAACCGCCTGTGCTGAGATCTTAAAGGCAGGTGATAAGGGGGGTGCAAAGGCAAAGATTGTATTTTCAGGTGTGGGAATCGGTGCTTTATACAAATTTTTGATGAGTGGTCTGAAATTGTGGAAAGAGACTGCAACCTGGCTGGTGAGCGGTGTAAAAGGAATGGAAATCGGCATTGACTTAACACCTGCTTTATTAGGTGTTGGATTTATCATTGGTCCAAGAATCGCTTCCTATATGCTCTCCGGTGCAATCCTTGGTTATCTCGTGATAAGCCCTTTGATTGCGTTTATTGGTGCAAATTTAAATACACCAATTCCTCCCGCGGATAATATCGTTGCACTCCTCTCTCCTTCGGAAATTCGCAGTTATTATATTAGATATATCGGTGCGGGTGCGGTTGCGGTCGGTGGATTGATAAGCCTTCTACGCGTCTGTCCGATCGTATTTAAATGCTTCAAACTCGGATTCGTTGAAATGTTCAAAGGATTTAAATTTTTACCCGATAAGAATGCCCCAAGGACCGAGCAGGATATCCCAATGAGTGTGGTAATTGCTGGTGCAATAATAATTGCAATCTTAATGTTACTCATTCCCCAGACCCATATTGGCATTATTGGAATGTTGATCGTTGTTATATTCAGTTTCTTCTTTGTTACTGTTGCATCAAGGATTGTGGGAATCGTTGGTAGTTCATCAAGCCCGGTCTCAGGGATGACAATTGCTACACTGCTTATAACCTGTTTGATATTTGTCGCTTTTGGCTGGCGGGGAATGCCGGGAATGATCGGTGCAATGTCCATTGGTAGTGTCGTTTGTATTGCAATATGTATGGCTGGTGATGCATCCCAGGATTTAAAGACTGGATTTTTAGTTGGCTCAACTCCTTTCTACCAGCAGATTGCTGAATTTATCGGTGTTATTATCCCCGCATTATTTATGGGTGGTGTATTGATGCTTTTACACAAAACAATGGTGATAGGTTCTGATAAACTTCCCGCACCCCAGGCAACGCTCATGTCATTTGTAGTAAAGGGTGTGCTCAGTGGAACCTTACCCTGGACCTTTGTTGGTCTGGGAGCAATTCTTGCAATTGCTGTGGAATTGCTGGGAATATCTGCATTACCATTTGCAATCGGACTCTATCTTCCATTATCACTATCAATGCCGATTATGGCTGGTGCGTCAATCTACTATTTTATACAGAAAACATCTACGGGTGAAATTTTAAAATTCAAAGAAGAGAAAGGCATTCTATTCTCCTCAGGTCTTGTTGCCGGTGACGCCCTCGTTGGTGTGCTAATTGCATTTTTGATTGGAATCCCTGCCCTCAATAAAATCTATGAGAGTTTACCAGTGGGTGCCTGGCTTGGCAATTATGCTAATATCGGTTCTATAATTATCTTTTTTATTCTTGCATTAGTCCTTTTCTTCCATTTGCATAGTAGAGGTGAAAGAAATGTCGGTAGAAGACCAGATTAA
- a CDS encoding tetratricopeptide repeat protein — MSVEDQIKEAITKQDFASAARLVVAHSRDLLQQGKINILKEFLNAIPEDESAKNPKLLLVRANTDYLSGELLSAERKIQTAIPILKKQGDKSGLTAAYRYLSYIYQDMGENKKAIEVSKLGLKLLPPDDFRGRAGLLSTIAGSYWRLLKYKEAIQFYKKVMDIYIAIGDKEGEMRTLANASAIDVKLGNFQKARKEKEEVLRFYENSDNRRSYCLAALNLAGLYLLMRELDRAESLSTSAITEAMKIGLGLAIGPAMVNLGEILMFQKKFKQSEDTLLQAMKKTDDAQTSSFLTNCCIALSRLYRLQNKIDLSKKYALKALESCPADTPIERAGAEFNMAQLYFATGKYTEGLKLLKKSLNYYKKMKMAYHTATGYLELTDDLLNQEKKASAVKTFSKALNICQKYGYDFLFDPAIFNNYWHLIEKLNPQSPRLYIKKLNLKYKPLTAIGSKLPEIKFLTFGGFEIFVNGVKIEKWRRNSARLVFSLLFTKQIINRGGELIFEDKFVPSDTLLLALWPEKPQALATMNLQVAINELRKRLEPNLKEGKKSQIIEYENHSYRMRLDSIHTDLEDFLKFYRQARQLEISGKNKEALKFYQKIFDLYKGDFLSGIDLVDIIMVREQTREIFISAAITASRINLKYNNIESAISTCKLALSKDELSEECHRVLMECYAQIGRKDLVLKQYERIKNIIKDELGLELSRETEDLKNHLLS; from the coding sequence ATGTCGGTAGAAGACCAGATTAAAGAAGCAATAACAAAACAAGACTTTGCTTCTGCAGCCCGATTGGTCGTAGCGCACAGCCGTGATTTGCTCCAGCAGGGAAAAATCAATATATTAAAAGAATTCCTTAACGCAATCCCTGAAGATGAGTCTGCAAAGAATCCAAAACTCTTACTCGTTCGTGCCAACACCGATTATTTAAGTGGCGAACTGCTCAGTGCCGAAAGAAAGATTCAAACCGCAATTCCAATCTTGAAAAAACAGGGTGATAAATCAGGGCTCACTGCGGCATATCGTTATCTATCTTATATCTATCAGGATATGGGAGAAAATAAAAAGGCAATTGAAGTTTCAAAACTTGGCTTGAAACTTCTTCCCCCAGACGACTTTCGAGGAAGAGCAGGACTATTATCTACAATAGCAGGGAGTTACTGGAGACTTTTAAAATACAAAGAAGCCATACAATTTTATAAAAAAGTAATGGATATTTATATTGCAATTGGTGATAAAGAAGGGGAAATGCGCACGCTTGCCAATGCTTCAGCAATAGATGTGAAATTGGGAAATTTTCAAAAAGCAAGAAAAGAAAAAGAAGAAGTACTCAGGTTCTATGAAAATTCAGATAACAGAAGGAGTTATTGTCTTGCGGCTTTGAATCTTGCTGGATTGTATCTTTTGATGAGAGAACTTGACCGTGCTGAATCGCTCTCCACATCGGCAATCACCGAGGCTATGAAGATTGGTCTGGGCTTAGCAATTGGTCCGGCAATGGTTAATTTAGGTGAGATATTAATGTTCCAGAAAAAATTTAAACAGTCAGAAGATACCCTTCTTCAGGCAATGAAAAAGACCGATGATGCCCAGACTTCATCGTTTTTGACCAACTGTTGTATTGCGTTAAGCAGATTATATCGCTTACAAAATAAGATTGATTTAAGCAAAAAATATGCGCTAAAGGCATTGGAATCTTGCCCAGCAGATACACCAATTGAAAGGGCCGGTGCTGAATTCAATATGGCACAGTTATACTTTGCAACCGGCAAATACACAGAGGGTCTCAAATTATTGAAAAAATCGCTCAACTATTATAAAAAAATGAAAATGGCATATCATACCGCGACTGGTTATTTAGAACTTACAGATGATTTATTAAATCAAGAAAAAAAGGCATCTGCCGTTAAGACATTTTCAAAGGCACTTAATATCTGTCAGAAGTACGGCTATGATTTTTTATTTGACCCTGCAATTTTTAATAATTACTGGCATCTTATTGAAAAATTGAATCCCCAGAGTCCGCGCCTTTATATCAAAAAACTGAATTTAAAATATAAACCGCTTACAGCAATTGGATCAAAACTCCCAGAGATAAAATTTCTTACCTTCGGTGGATTTGAAATATTTGTAAATGGTGTAAAAATAGAAAAATGGCGCCGGAATTCGGCACGATTGGTATTCAGCCTACTCTTTACAAAACAAATAATAAACAGGGGTGGGGAACTCATATTCGAAGATAAATTTGTCCCCAGTGATACACTTCTACTTGCGCTCTGGCCCGAAAAACCACAGGCGCTGGCAACAATGAACCTACAGGTCGCAATAAACGAACTTCGCAAAAGGTTAGAACCGAATTTGAAAGAAGGTAAAAAATCACAAATAATAGAATATGAAAATCACTCTTACCGGATGAGGTTGGATAGTATCCACACCGACTTAGAAGATTTTTTGAAATTTTATCGCCAGGCACGGCAATTAGAAATATCAGGAAAAAATAAAGAGGCATTAAAATTCTACCAAAAAATCTTTGACTTGTATAAGGGTGACTTTTTGTCGGGAATTGATTTAGTAGATATTATAATGGTGCGTGAGCAGACACGCGAGATTTTCATTAGTGCAGCCATTACCGCCTCACGCATAAACCTCAAATATAATAATATTGAAAGTGCTATCAGCACCTGCAAGTTGGCATTATCAAAAGATGAACTATCAGAGGAATGCCATCGGGTTCTGATGGAATGTTATGCACAGATAGGTAGAAAGGACCTGGTATTAAAACAATATGAAAGAATTAAAAATATCATAAAAGATGAATTAGGTCTGGAACTGAGTAGGGAAACAGAGGATTTGAAAAATCATCTCCTCTCGTAG
- a CDS encoding HD domain-containing phosphohydrolase: protein MNEIITISALFFQITAIGISLYYYKRMPNPAWILVSIALFVMAIRGLLNLFGFRLEALEVLILIISILIFLGFIFAKKIFKEVDKILKYLKGLWEIDRVIISGLTPKSIINGVKKVIADLFNCDALGIYILHKPDMKLIPYANQNLNEEFHKEMIENKDGLLWKVVKEKKSIFIEKSNKDFDFPNVLKKENCSTFIGVPLILKGDLLGAIILLSNNKTYQTGEVKKYIEGISRQLVIAIDKIQTIEKIKEINIESVFALVQAIEMRDPYTKGHSLQVSNLAVELAKKFECSERELELIKFAGLLHDVGKIAVPENILNKPSSLSEYEWIIMKKHPIFSYEIIKPIKGLLEIEKWILYHHEKWDGSGYPEGLKGSEIPFFSRILAVCDTYSAMLSNRPYRKKLTDEEAREEIKRYAGKQFDPEIVEVFLTLPKESLIKLIEKTVDPS, encoded by the coding sequence ATGAATGAGATAATAACCATATCGGCGCTATTTTTTCAAATAACTGCAATAGGTATTTCTTTATATTATTATAAAAGGATGCCGAATCCTGCATGGATATTGGTTTCAATCGCCTTATTCGTTATGGCAATAAGAGGGTTATTAAACCTGTTCGGATTCAGACTTGAGGCACTTGAGGTTTTGATATTAATTATTAGCATATTAATTTTTTTAGGATTTATCTTTGCAAAAAAAATCTTCAAAGAAGTTGATAAAATACTTAAGTATTTAAAAGGTTTATGGGAGATTGACCGGGTTATAATTTCGGGACTTACACCAAAGAGCATAATCAATGGTGTAAAAAAGGTGATTGCAGACCTATTTAATTGCGATGCCCTTGGCATTTATATTTTGCATAAACCTGATATGAAATTAATCCCTTATGCAAATCAAAACTTGAATGAAGAATTTCATAAAGAAATGATTGAAAATAAAGACGGTCTTCTCTGGAAGGTTGTTAAAGAGAAAAAGAGTATTTTTATTGAAAAATCCAATAAAGACTTTGATTTTCCTAATGTTTTAAAAAAGGAGAATTGTTCAACCTTCATCGGTGTGCCTCTAATATTGAAGGGAGATCTATTAGGTGCTATAATTTTGCTATCAAATAATAAAACTTATCAGACGGGCGAGGTAAAAAAATATATTGAGGGTATAAGTCGTCAACTGGTAATAGCAATTGATAAAATACAGACGATAGAAAAGATTAAAGAGATAAATATTGAATCAGTATTTGCCCTGGTGCAGGCAATTGAGATGCGCGACCCTTATACCAAAGGACACTCATTGCAGGTTTCAAATCTTGCAGTTGAATTGGCAAAAAAATTTGAATGTTCTGAGAGAGAATTAGAACTTATAAAATTCGCTGGTTTATTACACGATGTTGGAAAGATTGCGGTTCCAGAAAATATTTTGAATAAGCCATCAAGTTTGAGTGAATATGAATGGATAATTATGAAAAAGCACCCTATATTTAGTTATGAAATAATTAAACCTATAAAAGGACTGCTGGAGATTGAGAAATGGATATTATACCACCATGAAAAATGGGATGGAAGCGGTTATCCAGAAGGATTGAAGGGCAGTGAAATTCCATTCTTTTCACGGATCCTTGCGGTTTGTGATACTTATTCAGCAATGCTGAGCAACCGTCCATATAGAAAAAAGCTCACTGACGAGGAGGCAAGGGAAGAAATAAAAAGGTATGCGGGAAAACAATTTGACCCGGAAATAGTTGAGGTATTTTTAACCCTTCCCAAAGAGTCTTTGATAAAACTTATTGAAAAAACAGTTGACCCTTCATAG